In one window of Campylobacter coli DNA:
- a CDS encoding CheR family methyltransferase: MEEKINPSELELNEFIKIVNEISGIDLNEKRNILALKLSKFVSNAGVKTFAEFLSKLRINRQLRQDTLDFVTIGETYFLRELSQLKEIIYYAKSLEKTVNILSAPCSSGEEVYSMAILGAQNFLKDMMILGIDINSSVIEKAKAGKYQGRTLQRLSESEKRRFFTDIGDQTFSINKSELCTCRFELCNVFEDKFLRLGKFDIIASRNMMIYFDYDSKIKLMERFYQILADNGRLYVGNADLIPETAFFKKIFSPRGVYYEKI, from the coding sequence ATGGAAGAAAAAATTAATCCTAGTGAATTAGAACTTAATGAATTTATCAAGATTGTTAATGAAATTAGTGGTATAGATTTAAATGAAAAAAGAAATATTTTAGCTTTAAAATTATCAAAATTTGTTTCAAATGCAGGTGTAAAAACTTTTGCTGAATTTTTAAGCAAGCTTCGAATCAATAGACAACTTAGGCAAGATACTTTAGATTTTGTTACCATAGGAGAAACATATTTTTTAAGAGAATTGTCGCAATTAAAAGAGATTATTTATTATGCTAAAAGCCTCGAAAAAACAGTAAATATTTTAAGCGCTCCTTGTTCTAGCGGTGAAGAGGTGTATTCTATGGCGATTTTAGGAGCTCAGAATTTCCTTAAAGATATGATGATTTTAGGTATTGATATAAATTCAAGCGTAATCGAAAAAGCAAAAGCGGGTAAATATCAAGGTAGAACTTTACAACGTCTAAGTGAAAGCGAAAAAAGAAGATTTTTCACAGATATTGGAGACCAAACATTTAGTATCAATAAAAGCGAACTTTGCACATGTAGATTTGAACTGTGTAATGTTTTTGAAGATAAATTTTTAAGGCTTGGAAAATTTGATATTATCGCTTCTAGAAATATGATGATTTACTTTGATTATGATTCTAAAATTAAACTCATGGAGCGTTTTTATCAAATTTTAGCTGATAATGGCAGGTTATATGTGGGCAATGCTGATTTGATTCCTGAAACTGCATTTTTCAAAAAAATTTTTTCACCTAGAGGTGTGTACTATGAAAAAATTTGA
- a CDS encoding amino acid ABC transporter permease has protein sequence MENVFNAQNIEFLMQGLALTLKIALATCIISIVFGTFLAITKNYGDRFSRFLATCYIDIFRNTPLLLWMLAACFVLPSFFPQMPQAFWGTIGFSLYTSSVMAEIIRGGLNSIPKGQFEAAYSQGFGKFFTLFYIILPQTFRKVVPSLLSQIVTTVKDTAYLAGLQIAELTYNSKNILARLTSFDEILATIGFVALIYFAICFSLSMLVRYYAKKTAYVS, from the coding sequence ATGGAAAATGTTTTTAATGCTCAAAATATTGAATTTTTAATGCAAGGTCTAGCTCTTACCCTTAAAATTGCCTTGGCAACTTGTATCATATCTATCGTTTTTGGGACTTTTTTAGCTATTACTAAAAATTATGGGGATAGATTCAGTAGATTTTTAGCAACTTGCTATATTGATATTTTTAGGAATACTCCATTGCTTTTATGGATGCTTGCTGCTTGTTTTGTTTTACCTTCATTTTTTCCACAAATGCCACAAGCTTTTTGGGGAACTATAGGATTTTCATTATATACAAGTTCTGTTATGGCTGAAATTATACGTGGTGGTTTAAATTCTATTCCAAAAGGACAATTTGAAGCAGCTTATTCTCAAGGGTTTGGTAAATTTTTTACTCTTTTTTATATTATCTTGCCTCAAACTTTTAGAAAAGTTGTTCCATCTTTGCTTTCTCAGATTGTGACTACTGTAAAGGATACAGCTTATTTAGCAGGCTTACAAATAGCAGAGCTTACTTATAATTCTAAAAATATCTTAGCTAGACTTACGAGTTTTGATGAAATTTTAGCCACTATAGGTTTTGTCGCTCTTATTTATTTTGCTATATGTTTTTCATTGTCTATGCTTGTAAGATATTATGCTAAAAAAACCGCTTATGTTTCGTAA
- a CDS encoding amino acid ABC transporter permease, translating to MNESVGFVDKLRQLLSSWGLYDESSTNPFAIWKFVDALDNGDAFISGFIYTLEVSILALLIAIVFGTIGGVMATSKIKILRAYTRVYVELFQNIPLVIQIFFLYFALPGLGIHLDIFTIGVLGIGAYHGAYVSEVVRSGILSVPRGQFEASSSQGFTYIQQMRYIIVPQTIKIILPPMTNQMVNLIKNTSVLLIIGGAELMHSADSYAADYGNYAPAYIFAAILYFIICYPLAYFAKVYEDKLKKAHLTR from the coding sequence ATGAATGAGAGTGTAGGCTTTGTGGATAAATTAAGGCAACTCCTTAGTTCTTGGGGTTTATATGATGAAAGTAGTACAAATCCTTTTGCGATTTGGAAATTTGTAGACGCTTTGGATAATGGAGATGCTTTTATTAGCGGTTTTATTTATACTTTAGAAGTGAGTATTCTTGCTTTGCTTATAGCAATTGTTTTTGGAACTATAGGCGGTGTAATGGCTACAAGTAAAATTAAAATCCTAAGAGCCTACACTCGAGTGTATGTTGAACTTTTTCAAAATATTCCCTTGGTGATACAAATTTTCTTTTTGTATTTTGCTTTACCAGGCTTGGGAATCCATCTTGATATTTTTACCATCGGTGTTTTGGGTATAGGTGCTTATCATGGTGCTTATGTAAGTGAGGTTGTAAGAAGTGGAATTTTATCTGTTCCTAGGGGACAATTTGAAGCTTCAAGCTCTCAAGGTTTTACTTATATTCAGCAGATGCGATATATTATAGTTCCACAAACTATAAAAATAATCCTACCACCGATGACAAATCAAATGGTAAATTTGATTAAAAATACTTCTGTATTGTTAATTATAGGTGGAGCAGAACTTATGCATTCTGCAGATAGTTATGCTGCTGATTATGGAAACTATGCTCCTGCATATATTTTTGCGGCAATTTTGTATTTTATCATTTGTTATCCTTTGGCGTATTTTGCAAAAGTTTATGAAGACAAGCTTAAAAAAGCTCATTTAACAAGATAA
- a CDS encoding amino acid ABC transporter ATP-binding protein, which translates to MIELRNVNKYYGTHHVLKNINLCVKEGEKLVIIGPSGSGKSTTIRCMNGLEEVSSGEVVVNNLVLNHKNKIEICRKYCAMVFQHFNLYPHMTVLQNLTLAPMKLQKKSRQEAEETAYQYLKVVGLVDKANVYPATLSGGQQQRVAIARALCTKKPYILFDEPTSALDPETIQEVLDVMKEISTQRNTTMVVVTHEMGFAKEVADRIIFMEDGAIVEENVPSEFFSNPKTERARLFLGKILKN; encoded by the coding sequence TTGATAGAGTTAAGAAATGTAAATAAATATTATGGAACCCATCATGTTCTTAAAAATATTAACCTTTGCGTTAAAGAAGGCGAAAAACTTGTTATTATAGGTCCTAGTGGAAGTGGAAAAAGTACCACTATTCGTTGTATGAATGGACTTGAAGAGGTGAGTTCTGGCGAAGTTGTTGTAAACAATCTTGTTTTAAATCATAAAAATAAGATTGAAATTTGTAGGAAATATTGTGCTATGGTTTTTCAACATTTCAATCTTTATCCTCATATGACTGTTTTACAAAATTTAACTTTAGCTCCTATGAAACTTCAAAAAAAATCGCGTCAAGAAGCCGAAGAAACAGCCTATCAATATCTTAAAGTGGTTGGACTTGTGGATAAGGCAAATGTTTACCCAGCCACACTTTCGGGTGGACAACAACAACGTGTTGCTATCGCAAGAGCGCTATGCACTAAAAAACCTTACATCTTATTTGATGAGCCTACTTCAGCACTTGATCCTGAAACTATACAAGAAGTTTTGGATGTAATGAAAGAAATTTCTACACAAAGAAATACAACTATGGTTGTGGTAACTCACGAAATGGGTTTTGCTAAAGAAGTTGCCGATAGAATTATCTTCATGGAAGATGGCGCTATTGTAGAAGAGAATGTTCCTAGTGAGTTTTTTTCTAATCCTAAAACCGAAAGAGCAAGACTCTTTTTGGGAAAAATTCTTAAAAATTAA
- the peb1A gene encoding bifunctional adhesin/ABC transporter aspartate/glutamate-binding protein PEB1a — protein MVFRNSLLKLAALALGACMAFTSANAAEGKLEAIKAKGELVVGVKNDVPHYALLDQATGEIKGFEVDVAKMLAKSILGDEKKIKLVAVNAKTRGPLLDNGSVDAVIATFTITPERKRVYNFSEPYYQDAVGLLVLKEKNYKSLADMNGATIGVAQAATTKKVINTAAKKIGVKVKFSEFPDYPSIKAALDAKRIDAFSVDKSILLGYKDENNEILPDSFDPQSYGIVTKKDDVNFSNYIDEFVKQNKTEIDALAKKWGL, from the coding sequence ATGGTTTTTAGAAATTCTTTATTGAAATTAGCAGCACTTGCTTTAGGAGCTTGTATGGCTTTTACTAGTGCAAATGCAGCTGAAGGAAAACTCGAAGCTATTAAAGCCAAAGGAGAGTTAGTTGTAGGTGTAAAAAATGATGTGCCACACTATGCTCTACTTGATCAAGCTACGGGTGAAATTAAAGGCTTTGAGGTTGATGTTGCTAAAATGCTTGCTAAAAGTATTTTAGGAGATGAGAAGAAAATCAAACTTGTAGCGGTAAATGCTAAAACAAGAGGTCCATTACTTGATAATGGTAGTGTTGATGCGGTTATAGCAACTTTCACTATCACTCCAGAGAGAAAAAGAGTGTATAATTTTTCAGAGCCTTATTATCAAGATGCTGTAGGGCTTTTAGTTTTAAAAGAGAAAAATTATAAATCTTTAGCAGATATGAATGGTGCTACTATAGGTGTAGCTCAAGCAGCAACTACTAAAAAAGTTATCAATACTGCAGCTAAAAAAATAGGCGTTAAAGTAAAATTCAGCGAATTTCCTGATTATCCTAGTATAAAAGCAGCTCTGGATGCAAAAAGAATTGACGCATTTTCAGTTGATAAATCTATTTTGCTAGGCTACAAAGATGAAAATAATGAAATTTTACCTGATAGTTTTGATCCTCAAAGCTATGGCATAGTTACAAAAAAAGATGATGTAAATTTTTCAAATTATATTGACGAATTTGTAAAACAAAACAAAACTGAAATCGACGCTTTAGCTAAAAAATGGGGTTTATAA
- a CDS encoding ribose-phosphate pyrophosphokinase, which yields MRGYKIFSGSANVEFAKQISKYLSLPLSDAGVKRFSDGEISVQIDESVRGKDVFIIQSTCVPTNDNLMELLILTDALRRSSANSITAIIPYFGYARQDRKANPRVPITAKLVANLIEAAGIDRVATIDLHAGQIQGFFDIPVDNLYGSIVFNDYIKTKHFKNAIVGSPDIGGVARARSVAKNLGLDIVIVDKRREKANESEVMNIIGDVKDKEVILVDDIIDTAGTIVKAAEALKNKGAKSVMACCTHAVLSGKAYERIASGALDELVVTDTIPLREQLPNIKVLSVAPVFAEVIRRVYHNESVNSLFI from the coding sequence ATGCGCGGTTATAAAATTTTTTCAGGTTCGGCTAATGTAGAATTTGCGAAACAAATTTCTAAATATCTTTCTTTGCCCTTAAGCGATGCTGGAGTAAAGCGTTTTAGCGATGGAGAAATTAGCGTTCAAATTGATGAAAGTGTACGTGGCAAAGATGTTTTTATTATCCAAAGTACCTGTGTGCCTACTAATGATAATTTGATGGAGCTTTTAATCTTAACAGATGCTTTACGACGCTCAAGTGCAAATTCTATTACAGCTATTATTCCTTATTTTGGCTATGCAAGACAAGATAGGAAGGCAAACCCAAGAGTACCTATTACTGCAAAACTCGTTGCTAATTTGATTGAAGCAGCAGGGATTGATCGTGTAGCTACTATCGATTTACATGCCGGACAAATTCAAGGTTTTTTTGATATACCAGTTGATAATCTTTATGGAAGTATAGTGTTTAATGACTATATTAAAACCAAGCATTTTAAAAATGCTATTGTTGGAAGTCCTGACATAGGTGGAGTAGCAAGAGCTAGAAGTGTAGCTAAAAATTTAGGACTTGATATAGTTATAGTAGATAAAAGACGCGAAAAGGCTAATGAGAGTGAAGTCATGAATATTATCGGAGATGTCAAGGATAAAGAAGTGATCTTAGTTGATGATATTATTGATACTGCAGGTACTATTGTAAAGGCCGCTGAAGCTTTAAAAAATAAAGGTGCAAAATCTGTTATGGCTTGTTGCACGCATGCTGTTTTAAGTGGTAAAGCTTATGAAAGAATTGCTTCAGGAGCACTTGATGAGCTTGTAGTTACCGATACTATTCCTTTAAGAGAACAATTGCCCAATATAAAAGTTTTGAGCGTAGCTCCTGTATTTGCTGAAGTAATACGCCGTGTTTACCACAATGAAAGTGTAAATTCTCTTTTTATTTAA
- a CDS encoding chemotaxis protein CheB, whose protein sequence is MKLLLIGSSTGGPNQLKFLLKDVDIKNTCVVIAQHMSASFIPSFVNQFNKEALSEVSLLNDKEVLTNKIYICQKNTILSGNLNLMANWKEVATSFKPNVDLLFHSAVPLIKTNKILAVILTGMGDDGAKGLFELYKVGVKCLCENEADSIVYGMPKRAKDINPKLRPMSLKEIKQEILNFINEE, encoded by the coding sequence ATGAAACTCCTATTGATAGGATCATCCACCGGAGGCCCCAATCAACTGAAGTTTTTATTAAAAGATGTGGATATAAAAAATACTTGCGTAGTTATAGCTCAGCATATGAGTGCAAGTTTTATACCTTCTTTTGTAAATCAGTTTAATAAAGAAGCCTTAAGCGAAGTAAGTCTTTTAAACGATAAAGAAGTTTTGACAAATAAAATTTATATTTGCCAAAAAAATACTATTTTATCAGGAAATTTAAATCTTATGGCAAATTGGAAAGAAGTTGCTACAAGCTTTAAACCGAATGTGGATTTGTTATTTCACTCGGCTGTGCCTTTGATAAAGACAAATAAAATTTTAGCTGTAATACTAACAGGAATGGGAGATGATGGGGCTAAAGGGTTGTTTGAATTATATAAGGTAGGGGTAAAATGTTTGTGTGAAAATGAGGCTGATAGTATTGTATATGGTATGCCAAAAAGAGCAAAAGACATAAATCCAAAATTAAGGCCTATGAGTTTAAAAGAAATTAAACAAGAAATTTTAAATTTTATAAATGAAGAATGA